One window from the genome of Rhinolophus ferrumequinum isolate MPI-CBG mRhiFer1 chromosome 10, mRhiFer1_v1.p, whole genome shotgun sequence encodes:
- the CSAD gene encoding cysteine sulfinic acid decarboxylase isoform X1: MADSKPLLSRDGDPMAAEALLRDVFGIVVDEIIWKGTSASEKVCEWKEPEELKQLLDLELRSQGEPQEQILERCRAVIRYSVKTCHPRFFNQLFSGLDPHALAGRIITESLNTSQYTYEIAPVFVLMEEEVLKKLRALVGWSSGDGVFCPGGSISNMYAVNLARYQRYPDCKRRGLRALPPLALFTSEECHYSIKKGAAFLGLGTDSVRVVKADERGKMIPEDLERQISLAEAEGAVPFLVIATSGTTVLGAFDPLEAIADVCQRHGLWMHVDAAWGGSVLLSQTHRHLLDGIQRADSVAWNPHKLLTAGLQCSALLLQDTSNLLKHCHGSQASYLFQQDKFYDVALDTGDKVVQCGRRVDCLKLWLMWKAQGGQGLECRIDQAFALTRYLVKEMKKREGFELVMEPEFVNVCFWFVPPSLRGKQESPDYSERLAKVAPVLKERMVKEGSMMIGYQPHGTKGNFFRMVVANPALTRADMDFLLNELERLGQDL, translated from the exons ATGGCTGACTCTAAACCACTCCTCTCCCGTGATGGTGACCCCATGGCTGCAGAAGCCTTGCTCCGGGATGTGTTTGGGATTGTGGTGGATGAGATCATTTGGAAAGGGACCAGTGCCTCTGAGAAG GTGTGTGAGTGGAAGGAGCCGGAGGAGCTGAAGCAGCTGCTGGATTTGGAGCTGCGGAGCCAGGGAGAGCCTCAGGAGCAGATCCTGGAGCGGTGCCGGGCTGTGATCCGCTACAGCGTAAAGACCT gtCACCCACGCTTCTTCAACCAGCTCTTCTCAGGTTTGGATCCCCATGCTCTGGCTGGGCGCATCATCACCGAGAGCCTCAACACCAGCCA GTACACTTATGAAATAGCTCCTGTGTTTGTACTCATGGAAGAAGAAGTGTTGAAGAAACTCCGGGCGCTGGTGGGCTGGAGCTCTGGGGATGGGGTCTTCTGTCCTG GTGGCTCCATCTCCAACATGTATGCTGTGAATCTGGCCCGCTATCAGCGCTACCCAGATTGCAAGAGGAGGGGCCTCCGGGCATTGCCACCCCTAGCCCTCTTCACATCAGAGGAG TGTCACTACTCCATCAAGAAGGGAGCTGCTTTTCTGGGCCTTGGCACCGACAGTGTCCGAGTGGTCAAGGCAGATGAGAG agGGAAAATGATCCCTGAGGATCTGGAGAGGCAGATCAGTCTGGCTGAGGCTGAG GGTGCTGTGCCTTTCCTGGTCATTGCCACCTCTGGCACTACTGTGCTGGGGGCTTTTGACCCCCTGGAAGCAATTGCTGATGTGTGCCAGCGTCACGGGCTGTGGATGCATGTGGAC GCTGCCTGGGGTGGAAGTGTTTTGCTGTCACAGACACATAGACATCTCCTGGATGGGATCCAGAG GGCAGACTCCGTGGCCTGGAATCCCCACAAACTCCTCACAGCAGGCCTGCAGTGCTCAGCTCTTCTTCTCCAGGATACCTCG AACCTACTCAAGCACTGCCATGGATCCCAGGCCAGCTACCTCTTCCAGCAAGACAAGTTTTACGATGTGGCCCTGGATACGGGAGACAAGGTGGTGCAGTGTGGCCGCCGTGTGGACTGTCTGAAGTTGTGGCTCATGTGGAAGGCCCAGGGCGGGCAAGGGCTGGAGTGCCGTATCGACCAGGCCTTTGCCCTTACCCG GTACTtggtgaaagaaatgaagaagcgGGAAGGATTTGAGTTGGTCATGGAG CCTGAATTTGTCAATGTCTGTTTCTGGTTCGTGCCTCCCAGCCTGCGGGGCAAGCAAGAGAGTCCTGATTACAGTGAAAGGCTGGCTAAG GTGGCACCAGTACTCAAGGAACGCATGGTGAAGGAGGGCTCCATGATGATTGGCTACCAGCCCCATGGGACCAAGGGCAACTTTTTCCGTATGGTCGTGGCCAACCCCGCGCTGACCCGGGCTGATATGGACTTCCTCCTCAACGAGCTGGAAAGGCTCGGGCAGGACCTCTGA
- the CSAD gene encoding cysteine sulfinic acid decarboxylase isoform X2 produces the protein MADSKPLLSRDGDPMAAEALLRDVFGIVVDEIIWKGTSASEKVCEWKEPEELKQLLDLELRSQGEPQEQILERCRAVIRYSVKTCHPRFFNQLFSGLDPHALAGRIITESLNTSQYTYEIAPVFVLMEEEVLKKLRALVGWSSGDGVFCPGGSISNMYAVNLARYQRYPDCKRRGLRALPPLALFTSEECHYSIKKGAAFLGLGTDSVRVVKADERGKMIPEDLERQISLAEAEGAVPFLVIATSGTTVLGAFDPLEAIADVCQRHGLWMHVDNLLKHCHGSQASYLFQQDKFYDVALDTGDKVVQCGRRVDCLKLWLMWKAQGGQGLECRIDQAFALTRYLVKEMKKREGFELVMEPEFVNVCFWFVPPSLRGKQESPDYSERLAKVAPVLKERMVKEGSMMIGYQPHGTKGNFFRMVVANPALTRADMDFLLNELERLGQDL, from the exons ATGGCTGACTCTAAACCACTCCTCTCCCGTGATGGTGACCCCATGGCTGCAGAAGCCTTGCTCCGGGATGTGTTTGGGATTGTGGTGGATGAGATCATTTGGAAAGGGACCAGTGCCTCTGAGAAG GTGTGTGAGTGGAAGGAGCCGGAGGAGCTGAAGCAGCTGCTGGATTTGGAGCTGCGGAGCCAGGGAGAGCCTCAGGAGCAGATCCTGGAGCGGTGCCGGGCTGTGATCCGCTACAGCGTAAAGACCT gtCACCCACGCTTCTTCAACCAGCTCTTCTCAGGTTTGGATCCCCATGCTCTGGCTGGGCGCATCATCACCGAGAGCCTCAACACCAGCCA GTACACTTATGAAATAGCTCCTGTGTTTGTACTCATGGAAGAAGAAGTGTTGAAGAAACTCCGGGCGCTGGTGGGCTGGAGCTCTGGGGATGGGGTCTTCTGTCCTG GTGGCTCCATCTCCAACATGTATGCTGTGAATCTGGCCCGCTATCAGCGCTACCCAGATTGCAAGAGGAGGGGCCTCCGGGCATTGCCACCCCTAGCCCTCTTCACATCAGAGGAG TGTCACTACTCCATCAAGAAGGGAGCTGCTTTTCTGGGCCTTGGCACCGACAGTGTCCGAGTGGTCAAGGCAGATGAGAG agGGAAAATGATCCCTGAGGATCTGGAGAGGCAGATCAGTCTGGCTGAGGCTGAG GGTGCTGTGCCTTTCCTGGTCATTGCCACCTCTGGCACTACTGTGCTGGGGGCTTTTGACCCCCTGGAAGCAATTGCTGATGTGTGCCAGCGTCACGGGCTGTGGATGCATGTGGAC AACCTACTCAAGCACTGCCATGGATCCCAGGCCAGCTACCTCTTCCAGCAAGACAAGTTTTACGATGTGGCCCTGGATACGGGAGACAAGGTGGTGCAGTGTGGCCGCCGTGTGGACTGTCTGAAGTTGTGGCTCATGTGGAAGGCCCAGGGCGGGCAAGGGCTGGAGTGCCGTATCGACCAGGCCTTTGCCCTTACCCG GTACTtggtgaaagaaatgaagaagcgGGAAGGATTTGAGTTGGTCATGGAG CCTGAATTTGTCAATGTCTGTTTCTGGTTCGTGCCTCCCAGCCTGCGGGGCAAGCAAGAGAGTCCTGATTACAGTGAAAGGCTGGCTAAG GTGGCACCAGTACTCAAGGAACGCATGGTGAAGGAGGGCTCCATGATGATTGGCTACCAGCCCCATGGGACCAAGGGCAACTTTTTCCGTATGGTCGTGGCCAACCCCGCGCTGACCCGGGCTGATATGGACTTCCTCCTCAACGAGCTGGAAAGGCTCGGGCAGGACCTCTGA
- the ZNF740 gene encoding zinc finger protein 740, with protein sequence MAQASLLACEGLAGVSLVPTAASKKMMLSQIASKQAENGERAGSPDVLRCSSQGHRKDSDKSRSRKDDDSLAEASHSKKTVKKVVVVEQNGSFQVKIPKNFVCEHCFGAFRSSYHLKRHILIHTGEKPFECDVCDMRFIQKYHLERHKRVHSGEKPYQCERCHQCFSRTDRLLRHKRMCQGCQSKTSDGQFSL encoded by the exons ATGGCTCAG GCAAGTCTCCTGGCTTGTGAAGGCCTAGCAGGTGTGAGTTTGGTTCCCACTGCAGCCAGCAAGAAGATGATGCTGAGCCAGATTGCCAGCAAGCAGGCCGAGAATGGAGAGCGGGCAGGTAGCCCTGATGTGCTGAGGTGCTCGAGTCAG GGCCACCGAAAAGACAGCGATAAGTCCCGGAGCCGCAAAGATGATGACAGCTTGGCTGAGGCCTCTCATTCAAAAAAGACTGTTAAAAAG GTGGTGGTAGTGGAACAAAATGGTTCTTTTCAAGTAAAGATTCCCAAAAATTTTGTTTGTGAGCACTGCTTTGGAGCCTTTAGGAGCAGTTACCACCTCAAGAGGCACATCCTAATTCATACTG GTGAGAAACCATTTGAATGTGACGTATGTGATATGCGCTTCATCCAGAAGTATCATCTGGAGCGTCACAAGCGTGTGCACAGTGGCGAAAAGCCCTACCAGTGTGAAAGGTGTCATCAG tGTTTTTCTCGGACAGATCGATTACTCAGACACAAACGGATGTGCCAAGGGTGCCAGTCCAAGACTTCCGACGGGCAGTTTTCTCTATAG
- the ITGB7 gene encoding integrin beta-7, which translates to MVTLSMVLVFLLVLSRSESELDTKISSPGDATEWGDPDRSLPGSCQPASSCQKCILSHPSCAWCKQLNFTASGEAEARRCARREELLARGCPPEDLEEPRGWQEVLEDEPLSQGVRGEGATQLAPQRVRVTLRPGEPQQLRVRFLRAEGYPVDLYYLMDLSYSMKDDLEFVRQLGHALLVRLQEVTHSVRIGFGSFVDKTVLPFVSTVPSKLRHPCPTRLEHCQPPFSFHHVLSLTGDAKAFEREVGRQNVSGNLDSPEGGFDAILQAALCQKQIGWRNVSRLLVFTSDDTFHTAGDGKLGGIFMPSDGHCHLDSNGLYSRSPEFDYPSVGQVAQVLSAANIQPIFAVTSTTLPVYQELSKLIPKSAVGELSENSSNVVQLIMDAYNSLSSTVTLEHSQLPSGVHISYESQCGGPEKTDGEAGNRGQCNYVRINQTVNFLVTLQATHCLQEPHYLKLRALGFSEELTVELHTLCDCNCSDSQQQAPHCSDGQGHLQCGVCSCVPGRLGRLCECSEAELSSPDLESGCRAPNGTGPLCSGKGRCQCGRCSCSGQSSGRLCECDDASCERHEGILCGGFGRCQCGVCHCQANRTGRACECSGDTDGCVGPEDELCSGHGHCKCNRCQCLDGYYGALCDQCPGCKTPCERHRDCAECGAFGTGPLAANCSVACAHANVTLALAPTLDDGWCKERTLDNQLFFFLVEDKAGGRVVLRVRPHEKRADHTQAIVLGCVGGIVAVGLGLVLAYRLSVEIYDRREYSRFEKERQHLNWKQDSNPLYKSAITTTINPHFHGTESPLG; encoded by the exons AACTTCACAGCGTCCGGGGAGGCGGAGGCGCGGCGCTGCGCCAGGCGAGAGGAGCTGCTGGCTCGGGGCTGCCCCCCGGAGGACCTGGAGGAGCCCCGTGGCTGGCAGGAGGTGCTGGAGGATGAGCCGCTTAGCCAGGGCGTCCGCGGCGAGGGGGCCACCCAGCTGGCGCCGCAGCGGGTGCGAGTCACGCTGCGGCCCG gggAGCCCCAGCAGCTCCGGGTCCGCTTCCTCCGTGCTGAGGGATACCCTGTGGACCTGTACTACCTTATGGACCTGAGCTACTCCATGAAAGACGACCTGGAGTTCGTGCGCCAGCTTGGGCACGCCCTGCTGGTGCGACTGCAGGAGGTCACCCATTCAGTGCGCATAG gcttTGGCTCCTTCGTGGACAAAACGGTGCTGCCCTTCGTGAGCACAGTGCCCTCCAAGCTTCGCCACCCCTGTCCCACCCGGCTGGAGCACTGCCAGCCGCCCTTCAGCTTTCACCACGTGCTGTCCCTAACGGGGGACGCCAAGGCCTTTGAGCGGGAGGTGGGGCGCCAGAATGTGTCGGGCAACCTGGACTCCCCGGAAGGCGGCTTTGATGCCATTCTGCAGGCTGCACTCTGCCAG aAGCAGATTGGCTGGAGAAATGTGTCCCGGTTGCTGGTGTTCACTTCAGATGACACATTCCACACAGCTGGTGACGGGAAGTTGGGTGGCATTTTCATGCCCAGCGATGGGCACTGTCACTTGGACAGCAATGGCCTCTACAGTCGCAGCCCAGAGTTT gacTACCCCTCTGTGGGTCAGGTAGCCCAGGTTCTCTCTGCAGCAAACATCCAGCCCATCTTTGCTGTCACCAGCACCACACTGCCTGTCTACCAG GAGCTGAGTAAGCTGATTCCCAAGTCCGCAGTGGGGGAGCTGAGTGAGAACTCCAGCAATGTGGTCCAGCTCATCATGGACGCTTATAAT aGCCTGTCATCCACTGTGACCCTTGAACACTCTCAGCTCCCTTCTGGGGTCCACATCTCTTACGAATCTCAGTGTGGGGGTCCTGAGAAGACGGATGGTGAGGCTGGGAACCGGGGCCAGTGCAACTACGTCCGAATCAACCAGACG GTGAATTTTCTGGTTACTCTCCAAGCTACCCACTGCCTCCAAGAGCCCCATTACCTGAAGCTGCGAGCCCTTGGCTTCTCAGAAGAGCTGACTGTGGAGTTGCATACACTGTGTGATTGTAACTGCAGTGACAGCCAGCAACAGGCTCCCCACTGCAGTGATGGCCAGGGGCACCTCCAGTGCGGGGTGTGCAG CTGTGTCCCTGGCCGCCTGGGTCGGCTCTGTGAGTGCTCTGAGGCTGAGCTGTCCTCCCCGGATCTGGAATCTGGGTGCCGTGCGCCCAATGGGACAGGGCCCCTATGCAGCGGGAAGGGACGGTGCCAGTGTGGACGCTGCAGCTGCAGTGGACAGAGTTCTGGGCGCCTGTGCGAGTGTGACGATGCCAGCTGTGAGCGACACGAGGGCATCCTCTGTGGAG GCTTTGGCCGCTGCCAATGTGGAGTGTGTCACTGTCAAGCCAACCGCACGGGCAGAGCATGCGAGTGCAGTGGGGACACAGACGGCTGTGTGGGGCCTGAGGATGAGCTTTGCAGTGGACATGGACACTGCAAATGCAACCGCTGCCAGTGCCTGGATGGCTACTATGGTGCCCTATGTGATCAGTGTCCAGGCTGCAAGACACCATGCGAGAGACACAG GGACTGTGCAGAGTGTGGAGCCTTTGGGACTGGTCCCCTGGCCGCCAACTGCAGCGTGGCTTGTGCCCATGCCAACGTGACTCTGGCTTTGGCCCCTACCCTGGATGACGGATGGTGCAAAGAAAGGACCCTGGACAATCAGTTATTCTTCTTCCTGGTGGAGGATAAAGCTGGAGGCAGGGTCGTGCTCAGAGTGAGACCCCACGAGA AGCGCGCAGACCACACCCAGGCCATTGTGCTAGGCTGCGTGGGGGGCATCGTGGCAGTGGGACTCGGGCTGGTCTTGGCTTATCGGCTCTCAGTGGAAATCTATGACCGCCGAGAATACAGTCGCTTTGAGAAGGAGCGGCAGCATCTCAACTGGAAGCAG GACAGCAATCCTCTCTACAAAAGTGCCATCACAACCACCATCAACCCTCACTTTCACGGGACAGAGAGTCCCCTTGGCTGA